The following nucleotide sequence is from Gemmatimonadaceae bacterium.
GAGGCCGTCCCTGACCTGCGCCGCGGCGCCGGCGTACGACTGGAAGGCCTGCTTGGCGTTGTCCCGGTCGAGGAACACGATACCCGCCGCGGCACACGCCGCCCCGAACACCGGGATCCGTCGCAGTTCGCGCTTGGCCACGAAGCTGTACCGCGGCAGGGTGGCGGCCATGGCCAGGACGTCGAACCAGCTCACGTGGTTGGCGATGTACACCGCGCCGCGCCGCTCGTGGATGCCGGCGCCGTCGTGCACCACGATCCGCACGCCGGCCACGCGACACACGGCGCGCGACCAGAGCCGCATGCTGCGCTGATACAAGCCGCCGGGCTTCTCGCGCACGCCGAGCAGGCTGGCCACGAGCACGATCGGGCCGAGCGTGAAGGTCATGAATATGACTGTGATCAGCGTAGCGAGGGTTCGCATCACGCCGAAAGGTGACTGTGCCCCCGCCCCGCCGCAACGCGGCGCCCGCCGTCATTCACGAAAACCAGATGCGGCTCGCCGGGAACGGCCCGTCCGATCGCCGTGAGCGGAATGCCGAACCGCGCGGCGAAGGCCGCCCCGTCGAGCGATCCCGGAGCGGAAACCAGCAGTTCGTACTCCTCGCCGCTGGCCAGCGCGTCGAGGGGGGACACCCCGTCCACCACCGGAATGGCCGCCAGGTCGAGGTCGATGCACCGCTTGCTGGCCGCCGCGAGATGGCCGGCGTCGGCCGCCAGACCGTCGGAAATATCGATTGCGGCAGTGGCGCCGGCCTCGGCCAGCCACAACGCCTCCGCGATCCGCGCCTTGGGATGGGCAAAGCGCTCGCGGTATGCGGGGGCCGGCGGGCGCCCGCCAAGGAATGCGCTCAGCGCCGCGCCCGAGCCGCCCAGGCGGCCGGTCACGTACAGCGTGTCGTGGGCGCCGACTCCCGCTCGCGGAAGCGGGTGCGCGGCGTGGCCCAGCACGGTGGTGGTGATGCTCAGTTCGGAACCCTCCGACAGGTTACCCCCCACCACGATGGTATCGGCGGCTGCCGCGGCCTCGCCGATGCCGTCGGCGAGCGCGTCGAGCGCGTCACGCCAGCTGTCCGGGATCACGAACGCCGTGAGCATGCCAAGCGGACGCGCCGCCATGGCCGCGAGATCGCTGAGCGCCGCCGTGGCGGCGCGGTAGCCGATTTCCGTCGGCGTGAGCCAGGGACGCCGGAAGTGCACGTTCTCGACGGTGACGTCGATGCTGGCCACGAGGAGTTGACCCGGCGGCACCGCCAGCAGCGCCGCGTCGTCTCCCGTGCCGGCGCTGCGGGCATCCAGCCGGTGGAGCAGCCGCCGAATGGCGTCGAACTCGGCGCCGGCGCCCAGCGCCACGTGGCGGTCACCGGTCACGAGCGCCGTTCCACCGCCGGCAGCTCGGCGAGCACGGGAGGCGCCGGCACGTCCGACCGCAGGCGCCAGACGTCGGGCAGCGCGTGGAGCACGTCGTCGAGCGTGAGCCCCCGGGCATCGCGACGCGGCAGTTGCGCGCCCCCGGGCCATGACAACGCGTACCCGGAGCGGTCGTCGCCGTCGCCGAGGGACTCGTCGAGATCAGCGCTGAAGGGCGCGGCCTCGCGCGGCGCGCCGAACTGCGCGCGCTCCGCCGCGCGGCCGTGCACCCACGCGGCGCAGGCGGCAGCCGGCGTGGCCTGGCCCATCTGCGCGAGCAGCGTGACGGTGATCCCGGTGAGGACGTCGCCGCTGCCGCCGGTGGCGAGCACCGGCGTGCCGCTGGCGCTCACGAGGCGGGCGGCGCCGTCGGGCGAGAAGATCACCGTGGGCGTGCCCTTGAGCAGCAGCGCCACGCGGAGGCGGACCGCGGTGCCGCGCCCGATGTCGAACCGGCGCTCGAGCACTTCGGGAACGGTGGTCTGCGAGAGGCGCGCGTATTCGGCCGGGTGCGGCGTGAGAATCGCGGGGCGGCCGCCGAGCAGCGCGGCGAGGGGCTCGAGATCGCCCGCGAACACGTTGAGCGCGTCGGCATCGAGCACCACGGGACCCCGCCAGCGGCCGAGGATGCGGGCCACGAGTTCGCGTGACCGCGGCGTGTTGCCCAACCCGGGGCCGATGGCGACGGCGTCGGCCCACCCGGCGATCTGGTCGTCGACCGCCGCATCGGTGAGGGGCCATGGACCGGTGAGCGCGGCGGGATCGGCGCGGCGCACGGCGTCGAGCGACGCGGGGTCGGCCAACACCTTCACCATGCCGGCGCCGCTGCGCAGCGCGGCGCGCGCGGCGAGGATGGCGGCTCCCGACATCCCCTCGGCGCCGCCCACGATCACCACCTTGCGGCGCGCTCCCTTGTGCGCGTCGGCGTGGATGACCGGCACCTGCTGCGCCACCCACGGCTCGTCCACCAGGAGCGGCGCGTCGTCGGGCAGCGCGGCGTGCTCGCCGAGGCCGATGTCGATCACCACGAGATTGCCGCACACCCCACGCGACACCAGCTGTCCGCGCTTCACGGTGCCGAAGGTGAGGGTGAGGTCGGCGGTGAGCGCGTGCGTGGCGTCGCCGGTGGTGGCCTCGAGCCCGGTGGGCAGATCGATGGCGGCCACGCGGGTGCCCGCGTCGCGCTGCGCGGTAACCAGCGCCGCGGCGTCGGCGATCGCGCCGCGCGGGGCGCCGGCGGAGCCGGTGCCGAGCAGCGCGTCGACCACGACGTGGTAGCGGGTGGCGCGTGCTTGGGCGATGGCGACCTCTCGCGGCGGGTGCGGAATCGCGGCGCGAGCGCTCTGGCGCGCGGACACCGCATCGGCGGTGCGGGCCACCACCGCTTCGCACACGTCCACCGGGATGCCGAGCGCGGCCAGCACGCGGGCCACCACCCAGCCGTCGCCTCCGTTGTTGCCGGGCCCGCAGCAGACGAGCACCGGACGATCGTCGAGGGGGCCGAAGCGGCGCTCGATCTCGACCGCCGCGCTGACGCCGGCCACTTCCATGAGGGCACGCGAGGGCGTGCCGGCGGCGATGGCGGCCGCGTCGCGTGCCGCGGCCTGGGCAGCGGTGACAACGCGAACGAGGAGCCGGGGACCGGTCATGGCGCGGAGGCGGCGCATGGCGGCGCCGCGCGGTGCGGCGCGGCTATTTCTGCGACGGGCCCACCGTACGGCCGTAGCTGAGTTCGCCGTTGTCGATGCGCACGTTGAATCCGCACTCGGGGTTGCTGCAGGCCCACGCCTTGTAGGTGATGGGCGCGCCGTCGCGGCCGTAGTCGCTGAGTGGCAGGAGCGTGCCGGCGCCGCACTTGCGGCAGGCGGGCCACTCGATGCCCGGCGTGGTCACGCGTGGATGGCTCCGCACCACGGATAGCCGCGCTCGAAGGCGTCGTCGAAGTCGAATGCATCGACGAACTCGTCGCGGTTGTCGGTGGGCTGGCTGAGCAGCAGGTCCAATTCGACGAGCGTGAACACGACGTCGCCGATGTCGGCGCTGCTGTGGATGCCCCAGTGCTCGAGCACGAGGCGGGCGATGACGCCGAACCGTTCGAGGGCGAGGTCGCGACAGGCGCAGGCCAGTTCGGCCCCCGAGATGTGGCGGCGCTCGGGCAGCCGCTGCTGGCAGTACTCCAGCGAGGCGAGCACGAACAGGTACGCACGCTCGTCGAACCGCCGCTCGTGGAGCAGGATGCGGTCCATGATGCCATCGCGAAAGGTCAGCTCAGCCACGGGTTCTCAACCGGTGTCAGTCGGTGAATGCCGGGCGCCGTTGCCCGACGCGTGACATTATGCGGGGTTTGCCGCCCGATCACAACTCCCCAATTCACCGGCGCCGTCCGACGGTGGCGTAGTACACCGGGATGCCGGCCACGACAACGCCGAGCACGGCAGCCGTGGCCCAGCGGCTGGACGGCGAAACGAGCGCGTTAACCAGCAGGTAGACGGTGGACATCACGAACAGGAGCGGCACCACGGGATACCCCGGCACGCGGAATGCCGGACGGTAGCCCTGGCGGCGCCGCAGCACGAAGATCGACGCCACGCCGAGCGCGTAGAACGGCACGATCGCGGTGACGAACGTGTCGGCCAGCTGCTCGAAGCTGCGCAGCAGCACGAAGATGACGCCGAGCGCGCTGCTCAGTCCGATGGCCACGTACGGCGTCTGGAATTTGGGATGGACGGCCGCCACGCGCCGGAAGAAGAGCCCGTCGTCGGCCATGGCGAAGAAGATGCGCGGCGCCGTGAGCAACGAGCCGGTGAGGGTGCCGAAGGTGGAGAGCATCACCGTAACGCCCACGAACGCCACGCCCGGGGTGCCGAGCAGGCGCTGCGCCACGTCGGCGGCCACGAGGGGCGAGCGGCGCACCTCGCTCACCGGCATCACGGCCAGATACGCGAGGTTGGCCAGCAGGTAGATGCCGATCACGGCGAGGGTGCCGGTGATCAGCGCCCGCGGGATGTTGCGCTGCGGATCGCGCACCTCGCCGGCCACGAAGCTCAGGTCGGCCCATCCGTCGTACGCCCAGAGCGTGGACACGAGCGCGAGGCCGAACGCCGGCAGGGCGAAGCTGCCGGCGGGAGCGACCGGCGTGTAGTAGCCCCCGGTGCGCGGCAGGCCGATGGCGAGCGCGAACAGGATGATGAACAGCAGGCCGCCGTACTTGGCAACCGTGGTGAGGTTGAGCACCAGCGAACTCCACTTCACGCCGATGATGTTCACGGCGCCGAGCGCGGCGATGGCCACCGCCGCCAGATAGTGCGCGTAGTTGTCGATGGGAGCCGTGGTCGGATCGTACCCGGCCACGCGAAAGGCGTATTCGGCGAAGGTGATGGCGATGGCGCCGAGCGACGCGGCGCGGATGATGACCAGCTCCGACCATCCGAACAGGAAGGCCGGCATGCGGCCGAAGCCTTCGCGGATGTACACGTACACGCCGCCCGTCTCGGGATAGGCGCTCCCGACCTCGGCCAGGGTGAGGGCGCCGCAGAGGGCGAACAGCCCGCCCATGACCCACACGGAGGCCAGCGCGAGGGGACCCGGCAGCCGGTCGGCGATGCCGGCCGGCGACCGGAAGATTCCCGACCCGATGGTGGACCCGACCAACACGGCGACGGCGCTCCAGAATCCCAGCCGTCTGGGCAGCACGCCGCGTTCCGGGGGGGCGCTCATGCCGTGGCGACGACGTCCTGCATGGGGTACAACGGGAACGCGGCGGCCATCTCCCGCACCTCGGCACGCACGGCGTCGATCGTGGCGGCGTCTTCCGGCGCGCGCAGCACGCGGTCGATGAGCGTGGAGATGCGCACCATGTCGGGCTCGTGCATGCCGCGCGTGGTCACTGCCGACGTGCCGACGCGGATGCCGCTGGTCACGAACGGCGAGCGCGTCTCGCGGGGCACGGTGTTCTTGTTCACCGTGATGCCGGCGGCATTGAGCGCTGTCTCCGCCAGCTTGCCGGTGAGCGCATCGCCGCGATTGCGGAGGTCGATGAGCATGAGGTGGTTGTCGGTGCCGCCCGACACGATCTGGAAGCCGTCGGTGATGAGCGCCGCGGCGAGGGCGCGGGCGTTGGCCACGATCTGCGCGCAGTAGCGCTTGAATGCGGGCTCCAGCGCCTCGCGGAAGGCCACCGCCTTGGCGGCGATCACATGCTCCAGTGGGCCGCCCTGCGTGCCCGGGAACACCGCCTTGTCGATGGCCTTGGCGTGCTCGGCGCGGCAGAGGATGAGGCCGCCGCGGGGGCCACGCAGCGTCTTGTGCGTGGTGCTGGTGACGAAGTCGGCGAATGGCACGGGCGACGGATACACGCCCGCCGCCACGAGGCCGGCGAAGTGCGCCATGTCCACCATGAGCAGGGCGCCCACCTCGCGCGCCACGTCGGCGAACGCCGCGAAGTCGACGACGCGCGAATAGGCGCTGTAGCCGGCAATGATCAGGCGCGGCCGGTGCTCGCGGGCCTTGGCACGCATGTCGTCGTAGTCGATGAGCCCTTCGTCGGTCACGCCGTACGACACGGCGTTGTAGAGCAGGCCCGAGAAGTTGACCGGCGAGCCGTGGGTGAGATGGCCGCCGTTGGAGAGCGCCATGCCGAGGAAGGTGTCGCCCGGCTTCAACACGGCCATGAACACCGCCATGTTGGCCTGGGCTCCGGCGTGCGGCTGCACGTTGGCGTGATCGGCGCCGAACAGTTGCTTGGCGCGATCGATGGCCAACTGCTCCACCTGATCCACGATCTCGCAGCCGCCGTAATAGCGCTTGCCCGGCAGCCCCTCGGCGTACTTGTTGGTGAGCGGCGAGCCCATGGCTTCGAGCACGGCCGGCGACACGAAGTTCTCGCTCGCGATGAGCTCGATCCCGTCGTTCTGCCGCGAGATCTCCTGCATGATGAGGCCGGCGATCTCCGGATCGGCAGCGCGCAGCGCCGTGCCCGGCGGGCAACGGTCCCAGTCCACCCAGTGATTCATCGTATCGTCTCGCCCGCAAGAGGGGGCCGCTCGATCTTCACCACGCGCCGTTCGTGGCGGCCTCCCTCGAACGGCGTGTCCAGCCAGGTCTTGAGAATGCGCACCGCGTCGTCGTCGGTCACGAACCGGGCCGGCAGCACGAGCACGTTGGCGTCGTTGTGCTGCCGTGCCAGCGCCGCGATCTCCGGCGTCCATGACACCGCGGCCCGCACGCGCGGATAGCGGTTGGCCACGTACGACATCCCGAGGCCGGTGCCGCACAGCAGGATGCCCCGCTCAACCTCTCCCTCGGACACGCGTTTCGCCAGCGGGTGCGCGAAGTCGGCGTAGTCGGTGGAGGCCGCGGAATCGGTGCCCAGGTCGTCCACCTCGTAGCCCATGCCGCGGAGCGCGGCTTCGAGCCGTTGTTTCAGCTCGAAGCCGGCGTGGTCCGAGGCGATGGCGATCCGCTCGCGGCCGTCCATCAGCGCTACTTGTTCGGCCACTGCGGCCAGGTACGCATCATCGAACCCACGGTCTTGATGCGCATCTCGGCCAACCGGTCGGCGGCCACGTACGTGGGCACCTTGTCCTGCTTGGCGATGGCGAACACGCGGAGCACGGTGTCGTAGATCTCGTCGGCCTTGCGGAAGGCGCGCTCCAGGGTCCAGCCGGCCAGTTCGCCGTACACGTTGATCACGCCGCCGGCGTTGGCCACATAGTCCGGCGTGTAGAGGATGCCCTTCTTCTCCAACGCCGTGCCGTGCCGCTCCTCGAGCAACTGGTTGTTGGCGGCACCGGTGACGATCTCCACCTTGAGCTGCGGGATCGTATGGTCGTTGATGACGGCCCCCAGCGCGCAGGGCGCGAAGATGTCGGCCTCGACCGTGTAGATGTCGTCGAGGGCCACGCCGCGCGCGCCGAACTCGGTCACCACGCGCTTCACGCGCTCGGCGTCGATGTCGGTGACGACGAGCTTGGCGCCCGCCTCGTGCAGTTCCTTGGACAGGTAGTATCCCACGTGGCCGCACCCCTGCACCGACACCGTCTTGCCGGCGAGGTCGTCGGAACCCCACGTCTCCTTGGCCGCGGCCTGGATGGAACGGAACACGCCGTGCGCGGTGACGGGCGACGGATCGCCCGACCGGCCGGCGAGGCCGCTCACATAGTCGGTCTCCATGTGCACGAAGTCCATGTCGGCGGTGCTCGTGCCCACGTCCTCGGCGGTGATGTAGCGCCCGCCGAGCGACTCCACGAACCGGCCGTGGGCGCGGAACAGCATCTCGCGGCTGGCGGTCTTGTTGTCGCCGATGATCACCGACTTGCCGCCGCCCAGGTTGAGGCCGGCCACGGCGTTCTTGTAGGTCATGCCGCGCGCCAGCCGCAGCGCGTCGACGATCGCGTCCTCATCGGACGCGTAGCTCCAGAAGCGCGTGCCGCCCAGCGCGGGCCCGAGCGTGGTGCTGTGGATGGCGATGAGGCCGCGGTAGCCGGCGGCGGCGTCCTGGCAGAGCACGAGCTGTTCGTGGCCCATGCCGGCGATGGTATCGAAAATCTTCATCGGAGTCGCTCGAAATCAGAGGGAAGAGGATGCCAGATGGGAATACAACTCGCGCGCAATCACGATCCGCTGGATCTCCGAGGTGCCCTCGTAGATCTCCGTCACCTTCGCATCACGGAACAACCGTTCGACGGGATAGTCCTTCACGTATCCGTACCCGCCGAAGATCTGCACCGCCTGGGTGGTCACCCACATGGCGGACTCGCTGGCCATCAACTTGGCCATGGAACTGAACTGTGTCACGGGGGCGCCACGATCCTTGGCCGTGGCCGCAGCGTGGAGCAGCGCCCGGGCCGCCGACACGCGGGTGGCCATGTCGGCGAGTTTGAACTGGATGGCCTGGAATTCCTTGATCGGCTTGCCGAACTGCCGCCGCTCGGCCGCGTAGGCCGCGGAGTATTCCAGCGCCGCGCGCGCGATGCCCACCGACTGCGCGGCGATGCCGAGCCGCCCGTTGTCCAGCGACTGCATGGCGTACAGGAAGCCGCTGCCGGGTTCGCCGAGCAGGTTGGCCGCCGGCACCCGCAGGTTATCGAACGCCAGCTGCACGGTGGGCGAGGCCCGGAGGCCCATCTTGTCCTCCTTCTTGCCCATCCGGAATCCCGGCATGTCGGGGGTGACGATGAACGTGCTGATGCCGCGGGCGCCGCGGCGGTCGCCGGCGCTATCGGTGCGCGCCATGGCGAGGATCACGTCGCCCTTGGTGCCGCTGGACACCCAGGCCTTGGTGCCGTTGAGCACCCAGTAGTCGCCGTCGCGCTCGGCCTGCGTGCGCAGCGACGCGGCGTCGGACCCCGCGTCGGGCTCCGAGAGCGCGAAGGCGCCCAGCATCTCACCGCGCGCCATCGGTCTCAGGTATCGCTGCTTCTGCTCCTCGGAGCCCCAGCGAAGCAGCATCTGCGTGGGCAGCGAGTTGTGGACGCTCATCATGACGGCCACCGACGCGTCCACGGCCGCGATCTCCTCGAGGGCCAGCAGATAGGTGAGCGTGTCGAGCCCCAGGCCGTCGTACTGCTCGGGGATCATCATGCCCAGAAAGCCCAGGGCCCCCATCCGGGGCACCAGCGACGGCTCGAAGTACGCGTCGCGGTCCCAGGCGGCGCTGTGCGGCGCGAGCTCCGAGCGCGCGAAGTCGCGCGCCATCTTCTGGATTTCCCGCTGCTCTTCGGTGAGGGGGGTGAGAGCCCAGGGCATGTGCGCTCAGTACGTATAGAAGCCGCGCCCAGACTTCCGTCCCAGCCATCCGGCCGCGACGTATTTGCGCAGCAGCGGGCAGGGACGGTACTTGGGATCGCCCAGCCCGTCGTGCAGCACCTCGAGAATCGCGAGGCAGGTGTCGAGTCCGATGAAGTCGGCCAGCGTGAGCGGGCCCATGGGGTGGTTCATGCCCAACTTCATCACCGTATCGATGGCGTCCACCGTGCCCACTCCGTCCATGAGACAGTACACCGCCTCGTTGATCATCGGCATGAGAATGCGGTTGGCGATGAACCCCGGAAAATCGTTCGCCTCCACCGGCGTCTTGCCCACCGCCCGGCTCAGTTCCACCACCTTGGCGGTGGTGGCGTCGCTGGTGGCCAGTCCGCGGATGATCTCCACCAGCTGCATGACGGGCACGGGATTCATGAAGTGCATGCCGATCACGAGCTCGGGGCGTTTGGTACGGCCGGCGATCTCGGTGATCGAGATGGAACTCGTGTTGGTGGCGAGGATGGCGCCGGCGGGCGCCTTGGCGTCGAGCTCGGCGAAGATCTTCGCCTTGAGCTCGCGGTTCTCGGTGACGGCTTCGATCACGAGCGACGCGTCGGCCACGGCGTCCAGCGTGTCGCGATCGGTGATGCGGCCGAGGATCGCGTCCCTGTCAGTCTGCTGGAGGGCGCCCTTCTTGATCTGGCGGTCGAGGTTCCTGGCGATCGTCTCGCGCCCCTTGGCGAGCGCGGCGGTGGAGATATCGATCATCGTCACCGGATAGCCGGCCTGCGCGAACACGTGCGCGATGCCGTTGCCCATCTGGCCGGCGCCGAGCACCGCAATGCGCTCCGTCATGCTATGACTCCTCGCGGCGCCGTCGCCGCGCGTAGAGATACGTGAGTGCCGCCATCATCCCCACCGCCGCGGCGAGCCCGCCCTCGGGCCCCCAGGCACCGCCGGTGAGCCAGGCGGATCCAGCGTCCACCATCCGATAGTTCGGCGCATCGAGCGGAAATCCGCTCACCGCCGAATGCAGCGCCACCGCCATCGTCCAGTTCCACGCAAAGTGCGCCATCCACGCGGCGTACAGACTGCCCGTGGCCAGCACCACCGCGCCCAGAAACACGCCGGCCAACGTCACCAGGGTGACCGATTCCACCGTGGCGCCAT
It contains:
- a CDS encoding Minf_1886 family protein, producing MAELTFRDGIMDRILLHERRFDERAYLFVLASLEYCQQRLPERRHISGAELACACRDLALERFGVIARLVLEHWGIHSSADIGDVVFTLVELDLLLSQPTDNRDEFVDAFDFDDAFERGYPWCGAIHA
- a CDS encoding NAD(P)H-hydrate dehydratase — translated: MTGPRLLVRVVTAAQAAARDAAAIAAGTPSRALMEVAGVSAAVEIERRFGPLDDRPVLVCCGPGNNGGDGWVVARVLAALGIPVDVCEAVVARTADAVSARQSARAAIPHPPREVAIAQARATRYHVVVDALLGTGSAGAPRGAIADAAALVTAQRDAGTRVAAIDLPTGLEATTGDATHALTADLTLTFGTVKRGQLVSRGVCGNLVVIDIGLGEHAALPDDAPLLVDEPWVAQQVPVIHADAHKGARRKVVIVGGAEGMSGAAILAARAALRSGAGMVKVLADPASLDAVRRADPAALTGPWPLTDAAVDDQIAGWADAVAIGPGLGNTPRSRELVARILGRWRGPVVLDADALNVFAGDLEPLAALLGGRPAILTPHPAEYARLSQTTVPEVLERRFDIGRGTAVRLRVALLLKGTPTVIFSPDGAARLVSASGTPVLATGGSGDVLTGITVTLLAQMGQATPAAACAAWVHGRAAERAQFGAPREAAPFSADLDESLGDGDDRSGYALSWPGGAQLPRRDARGLTLDDVLHALPDVWRLRSDVPAPPVLAELPAVERRS
- a CDS encoding acyl-CoA dehydrogenase family protein, with the translated sequence MPWALTPLTEEQREIQKMARDFARSELAPHSAAWDRDAYFEPSLVPRMGALGFLGMMIPEQYDGLGLDTLTYLLALEEIAAVDASVAVMMSVHNSLPTQMLLRWGSEEQKQRYLRPMARGEMLGAFALSEPDAGSDAASLRTQAERDGDYWVLNGTKAWVSSGTKGDVILAMARTDSAGDRRGARGISTFIVTPDMPGFRMGKKEDKMGLRASPTVQLAFDNLRVPAANLLGEPGSGFLYAMQSLDNGRLGIAAQSVGIARAALEYSAAYAAERRQFGKPIKEFQAIQFKLADMATRVSAARALLHAAATAKDRGAPVTQFSSMAKLMASESAMWVTTQAVQIFGGYGYVKDYPVERLFRDAKVTEIYEGTSEIQRIVIARELYSHLASSSL
- a CDS encoding lysophospholipid acyltransferase family protein, which encodes MTFTLGPIVLVASLLGVREKPGGLYQRSMRLWSRAVCRVAGVRIVVHDGAGIHERRGAVYIANHVSWFDVLAMAATLPRYSFVAKRELRRIPVFGAACAAAGIVFLDRDNAKQAFQSYAGAAAQVRDGLSVVVYPEGTRGASYALRPFKRGPVVLAIAAGAPVVPTVVHGAREVMPKGSFRIRPGVIHLHFLEPIPTAGLSYDDRGALTARVWSRMAEALDEHYGVQPSRLATSTPNERVV
- the glyA gene encoding serine hydroxymethyltransferase; translation: MNHWVDWDRCPPGTALRAADPEIAGLIMQEISRQNDGIELIASENFVSPAVLEAMGSPLTNKYAEGLPGKRYYGGCEIVDQVEQLAIDRAKQLFGADHANVQPHAGAQANMAVFMAVLKPGDTFLGMALSNGGHLTHGSPVNFSGLLYNAVSYGVTDEGLIDYDDMRAKAREHRPRLIIAGYSAYSRVVDFAAFADVAREVGALLMVDMAHFAGLVAAGVYPSPVPFADFVTSTTHKTLRGPRGGLILCRAEHAKAIDKAVFPGTQGGPLEHVIAAKAVAFREALEPAFKRYCAQIVANARALAAALITDGFQIVSGGTDNHLMLIDLRNRGDALTGKLAETALNAAGITVNKNTVPRETRSPFVTSGIRVGTSAVTTRGMHEPDMVRISTLIDRVLRAPEDAATIDAVRAEVREMAAAFPLYPMQDVVATA
- a CDS encoding amino acid permease, which gives rise to MSAPPERGVLPRRLGFWSAVAVLVGSTIGSGIFRSPAGIADRLPGPLALASVWVMGGLFALCGALTLAEVGSAYPETGGVYVYIREGFGRMPAFLFGWSELVIIRAASLGAIAITFAEYAFRVAGYDPTTAPIDNYAHYLAAVAIAALGAVNIIGVKWSSLVLNLTTVAKYGGLLFIILFALAIGLPRTGGYYTPVAPAGSFALPAFGLALVSTLWAYDGWADLSFVAGEVRDPQRNIPRALITGTLAVIGIYLLANLAYLAVMPVSEVRRSPLVAADVAQRLLGTPGVAFVGVTVMLSTFGTLTGSLLTAPRIFFAMADDGLFFRRVAAVHPKFQTPYVAIGLSSALGVIFVLLRSFEQLADTFVTAIVPFYALGVASIFVLRRRQGYRPAFRVPGYPVVPLLFVMSTVYLLVNALVSPSSRWATAAVLGVVVAGIPVYYATVGRRR
- a CDS encoding Glu/Leu/Phe/Val dehydrogenase, with the translated sequence MKIFDTIAGMGHEQLVLCQDAAAGYRGLIAIHSTTLGPALGGTRFWSYASDEDAIVDALRLARGMTYKNAVAGLNLGGGKSVIIGDNKTASREMLFRAHGRFVESLGGRYITAEDVGTSTADMDFVHMETDYVSGLAGRSGDPSPVTAHGVFRSIQAAAKETWGSDDLAGKTVSVQGCGHVGYYLSKELHEAGAKLVVTDIDAERVKRVVTEFGARGVALDDIYTVEADIFAPCALGAVINDHTIPQLKVEIVTGAANNQLLEERHGTALEKKGILYTPDYVANAGGVINVYGELAGWTLERAFRKADEIYDTVLRVFAIAKQDKVPTYVAADRLAEMRIKTVGSMMRTWPQWPNK
- the rpiB gene encoding ribose 5-phosphate isomerase B, which gives rise to MAEQVALMDGRERIAIASDHAGFELKQRLEAALRGMGYEVDDLGTDSAASTDYADFAHPLAKRVSEGEVERGILLCGTGLGMSYVANRYPRVRAAVSWTPEIAALARQHNDANVLVLPARFVTDDDAVRILKTWLDTPFEGGRHERRVVKIERPPLAGETIR
- the thiL gene encoding thiamine-phosphate kinase encodes the protein MTGDRHVALGAGAEFDAIRRLLHRLDARSAGTGDDAALLAVPPGQLLVASIDVTVENVHFRRPWLTPTEIGYRAATAALSDLAAMAARPLGMLTAFVIPDSWRDALDALADGIGEAAAAADTIVVGGNLSEGSELSITTTVLGHAAHPLPRAGVGAHDTLYVTGRLGGSGAALSAFLGGRPPAPAYRERFAHPKARIAEALWLAEAGATAAIDISDGLAADAGHLAAASKRCIDLDLAAIPVVDGVSPLDALASGEEYELLVSAPGSLDGAAFAARFGIPLTAIGRAVPGEPHLVFVNDGGRRVAAGRGHSHLSA
- a CDS encoding 3-hydroxybutyryl-CoA dehydrogenase; translation: MTERIAVLGAGQMGNGIAHVFAQAGYPVTMIDISTAALAKGRETIARNLDRQIKKGALQQTDRDAILGRITDRDTLDAVADASLVIEAVTENRELKAKIFAELDAKAPAGAILATNTSSISITEIAGRTKRPELVIGMHFMNPVPVMQLVEIIRGLATSDATTAKVVELSRAVGKTPVEANDFPGFIANRILMPMINEAVYCLMDGVGTVDAIDTVMKLGMNHPMGPLTLADFIGLDTCLAILEVLHDGLGDPKYRPCPLLRKYVAAGWLGRKSGRGFYTY